Proteins encoded by one window of Pelmatolapia mariae isolate MD_Pm_ZW linkage group LG14, Pm_UMD_F_2, whole genome shotgun sequence:
- the neu4 gene encoding sialidase-4: protein MRSPYFPARSVLFHKEPNGVTYRVPALLYLPRSRSFLAFCEERLSPSDSQAHLLVVRKGTFYRNYVEWEDIRVLGTAFLPGHRSMNPCPVYDEFTGTLFLFFIAVLGHTSESYQLVTGKNVTRLCYVSSTDDGDTWSPVTDLTKKVIGDTIKEWATFALGPGHGIQLKSGRLLIPAYAYHIECKECFGHLCQTTPHSFCFHSDTHGRTWRFGEAVPGPETVECQMVSVDEEDGTNVLYCNARSPLGYRVQALSLDDGAVFQEGQLVQRLVEPRNGCHGSIIGFPAPLNLCQSLSNDLQQSVRLSRHWTSCTTESSLSKSSTSSVAFSVSANSSSTTSSIPPPHEAPPDFLTPTWVVYSHPTWTTARKNLGLFLSLFPRDPDSWRGPWVIYDGPSAYSDLAYLELSPLPGAPPAVAFACLFECGTKTAYDEICFSIFTLYELIDNLPRDVWLETNNEGHRKQRGRSCRHDAQSAAVSQQVTPVKKRRKKSKLAEMCSVS, encoded by the exons ATGAGGTCGCCATATTTTCCAGCCAGATCTGTGCTTTTCCACAAGGAGCCGAATGGAGTGACGTACAGAGTCCCAGCTCTGCTCTACCTGCCCCGCTCCAGATCCTTTCTGGCCTTCTGTGAGGAGAGGCTCAGCCCGTCCGACTCTCAGGCTCACCTGCTGGTCGTGAGGAAAGGCACTTTCTACAGGAACTATGTGGAA TGGGAGGACATCCGTGTTCTGGGCACTGCTTTCCTGCCAGGCCACCGATCCATGAACCCGTGCCCGGTCTACGATGAGTTCACGGGCACTCTCTTTCTGTTCTTCATCGCTGTTCTGGGTCACACCTCAGAGTCCTATCAGCTGGTGACAGGGAAGAACGTGACCAGACTGTGCTACGTCTCCAGCACTGATGATGGTGACACCTGGAGTCCCGTCACCGACCTCACCAAGAAGGTCATAGGAGACACTATTAAAG AATGGGCCACCTTCGCTCTCGGCCCGGGCCACGGCATCCAGCTGAAGTCGGGCCGTTTGCTCATTCCTGCCTACGCCTACCACATAGAGTGCAAAGAGTGCTTCGGGCACCTCTGCCAGACCACTCCCCACTCATTCTGCTTTCACAGTGACACCCACGGGAGAACCTGGCGCTTTGGAGAGGCGGTCCCAGGACCAGAGACCGTGGAGTGTCAGATGGTGTCTGTGGACGAAGAGGATGGGACTAACGTGTTGTACTGTAATGCTCGAAGCCCTCTCGGGTACAGAGTGCAGGCCCTCAGTCTGGACGATGGAGCCGTGTTTCAGGAGGGGCAGCTGGTGCAGCGGCTGGTGGAGCCTCGAAATGGTTGTCATGGGAGTATTATTGGATTTCCTGCCCCGTTAAATCTGTGTCAGAGTCTTAGCAACGATTTACAGCAATCTGTACGGCTTTCCAGACACTGGACATCCTGCACCACAGAGTCCAGTCTCTCCAAGTCGAGTACCAGCTCTGTAGCCTTTTCAGTGTCAGCAAACAGCTCCAGCACCACCAGCTCCATCCCACCTCCTCATGAAGCCCCTCCGGATTTCCTGACTCCTACGTGGGTAGTATATTCCCACCCAACATGGACGACTGCACGCAAAAACCTGGGCTTGTTCCTCAGCCTTTTCCCCCGTGATCCAGACAGCTGGCGTGGCCCCTGGGTGATCTATGATGGGCCGAGCGCATACTCTGACCTGGCCTACCTGGAGCTGTCACCCTTACCTGGAGCCCCACCTGCTGTGGCCTTCGCCTGCCTGTTTGAGTGTGGTACCAAAACAGCTTACGACGAAATCTGCTTCAGCATCTTCACCCTCTACGAGCTCATCGATAATCTGCCCCGGGACGTCTGGCTGGAAACAAACAACGAAGGACACAGAAAACAGCGGGGGAGGAGCTGCAGACATGATGCTCAAAGTGCAGCAGTTTCCCAACAGGTGACTCCtgtgaagaagaggaggaagaagagcaaGCTGGCTGAGATGTGCTCTGTGTCTTAA
- the lxn gene encoding latexin: MRLVVVLAVLMGVSGSPDVTISPPTASADTSAHPNSIPETADESEQIEARTEEGAEEEDVMATGELNPNHYPAWRAAQVVQHYLNTRYGSPFRLIGVQTVHSGNAEDVADSGRKYQLELSVNDIISNTTQTCSAELFFPKGKGQQPPEVKASCEELLKIDIKAQEEALYQKYKTNQTLMSAQYLPDNYGHIEPDMKPFWHLGILASSFIMLNESTENTLYNVAQVANITQLTTEEDHLEFDCHTLLHEMVSQEIIHWKMMFTWSPAEGVKVLQMKRLPHRHEREKSPKTN; encoded by the exons ATGAGGCTCGTTGTCGTTCTGGCTGTGTTAATGGGAGTAAGTGGGAGTCCCGACGTGACAATCAGCCCTCCGACTGCCTCAGCGGACACGTCAGCTCATCCCAACAGCATACCTGAGACGGCGGATGAATCTGAGCAG ATAGAGGCACGGACAGAGGAGGGAGCCGAGGAGGAGGATGTGATGGCAACTGGTGAGCTGAACCCAAATCACTACCCTGCTTGGAGGGCAGCTCAGGTGGTCCAACACTACCTCAACACCCGGTACGGTTCACCATTCAGGCTGATCGGAGTGCAGACGGTCCACAGTGGGAACGCGGAG GATGTGGCAGACTCCGGAAGAAAGTATCAGCTGGAGCTCTCGGTGAATGATATCATAAGCAAt ACTACACAGACTTGCTCTGCagagcttttctttccaaaaggAAAAGGGCAACAGCCACCTGAAGTCAAAGCCTCATGTGAGGAGCTCCTTAAAATTGACATTAAAGCTCAAGAAGAGGCTCTATACCAAAAATACAAGACCAACCAAACTCTGATGTCTGCACAGTACTTACCAG ACAACTACGGTCACATCGAGCCCGACATGAAGCCTTTTTGGCATCTGGGCATTCTGGCCTCCAGCTTCATCATGCTGAATGAATCCACTGAAAACACTCTGTACAACGTGGCTCAGGTGGCCAACATCACTCAGCTG ACAACTGAGGAGGACCACCTGGAGTTTGActgtcacacactgctgcaTGAAATGGTGTCCCAG GAAATCATTCACTGGAAGATGATGTTTACCTGGTCTCCTGCAGAGGGGGTTAAAGTGCTGCAGATGAAGCGGCTGCCTCACCGCCATGAAAGGGAAAAATCTCCAAAGACTAACTAA